The DNA region TTCGCCGTCCGTTCCCGGGGCATGGTCGCCCTGATCGCCGGCGTCTCGATGATCGGCCTCATCCCGCTCGCACAGCAGGGCCACGCCGCCGGCACCGCGAGCCACGACGCCGCCGTGACCGCCCTCGGGTTGCACCTGGTCGGCGCCGCGCTCTGGGTCGGTGGCCTCACCATGCTCGTGCTCCTGCGCGGCGTGCTGCCCGGTGACCGCCTGGCCGTGGTCGTCGCGCGGTACTCGAGCATCGCGCTCGGGTGCTTCGTGCTCGTGGCGGTGTCGGGTGTCGCCTCGGCACAGATCCGCGTGGGGGCCCTGTCGAACCTGTTCACGCCGTACGGCACCCTCGTGCTGGTCAAGATCGGCGCGATCGTTGCCATCGGGGTCCTCGGTGCCGTGCAGCGTCGGCGTGCGATCCGCTCCCTGACCGAGGCTCCGGCGCGGCACCGCCCGTTCTGGGCCCTGATCGTGGTCGAGCTCGCCGTGATGGGCGTCGCATCGGGCTTCGCCGCAGCGCTCGGACGCACGGCCACCCCGGTCGACCAGATCGCGCTGAGCAAGACGACCGACCCGAGCCCTGCTGAGCTACTCACCGACGACCTGCTGCCGCACGCGCCGGGGGCCTGGGGCTGGCTGACGCAGTGGAACATCGACCTGTTCTGGCTGATGGCAGCCGTGCTGCTCGCCGCGACCTACGCCGCTGGTGTCGTGCGCCTGCGCCGCGCCGGGGTCCACTGGCCGGTGCGCCGTTCGGTGGCGGCGGCCCTCGCCGTCATCTCGCTCGTCGTCGCGACGTCCGGTTCGCTGCACCAGTACGACCGGTTCCTGGTGTCGGCGAACGTCGGCGCGCACGTGCTGCTCGGCCTGGTGGTGCCGGCGCTGGTGTGGGCGGCGGCTCCGGTCGTGCTCATCCGGGCCGCGGTGCACCCGCGCGACGACGACAGCACCGGGGTGCGCGAGTGGACCGGTGTGCTGGTCGACAACGCTGCGGTCCGCTACCTGGTGCAGCCCTTCCCGGCGTTCCTGCTCGCCGCAGCGGTGTGGTGGGCGTACTTCGCCACCGACGCCGTCCGGTGGTCGGTGAGCGACTCCACGGGGCGCACGGTCATCGACGTGGGCTTCCTGCTCGTCGGGCTCCTGGCGATGCCGACGCTCTTCACCCCGATCGCGGCCGGCGAGCACCACCCGACCCGCGGTGCGGCGGTCGTCCGGATCGTCGGGGCCGCGGTCGTCGCCGCCGGAGCGGTGTCGCTCGGCGTCGCGATGCGTGGGCCGCTCGGACTGCTGCAGGCGTCGTGGTTCGGGGCGATGGGGCGGACGTGGGGCCCCGATCCGCTCGTCGACCAGGCCCGCGGTGGGCTCGTGCTCGTGGTGGCCGGGGTGCTGCTCCTGGTGGCGGTCGTCGTCGTGGTGCTCGTGCAGCTGCGGCGCGCTGGATCGCCGGCGCCCACGCTCGGAGCGGACGCGCGCACCCTCGAGCAGGACGCACGATGAGCGTCGAGCTCAGCGACGAGCAGCGGGCCGTCTTCGAGTACATCGAGCACACCCGCGACCACGTCTTCATCACCGGTCGTGCCGGCACGGGCAAGTCGACCCTGCTCAACCACTTGTCGTGGAACACCGAGAAGCAGGTCGTGATCTGCGCACCGACCGGGGTCGCAGCCCTGAACGTCGGTGGTCAGACGATCCACTCGTTGTTCCGCCTGCCGATCGGCCTCATCGCCGACGCCGAGCTGCGCCAGGGGCCGGACACCCGCAAGCTCCTGAACACGATCGACACCCTGGTCATCGACGAGGTCTCGATGGTGAACGCCGACCTGCTCGACGGGATGGACCGCTCACTGCGCAAGGCCCGCGGGCGGCAGTTCGAGGCGTTCGGCGGGGTGCAGGTGGTCATGTTCGGCGACCCGTACCAGTTGCCGCCGGTCCCGGGTGGTGCCGACGAACGCGCCTACTTCACCGACCACTACCGGTCGATGTGGTTCTTCGACGCCAAGGTGTGGCTCGAGGCGAAGCTGAACATCATCGAGCTCGCCACCGTGCACCGCCAGCGCGACGACGCCTTCGCCGCCATGCTCACGGCGGTGCGGCACGGCCGGGTCACCGCCGAGATCGCGGACCAGCTGAACACGGCGGGTGCGCGGCCCTCGCCCGACGACGCCATCACCCTGGCGACCCGGAACGACACCGTCGCGCGCATCAACAAGGCGGCGCTCGAGCGGTTGCCCGGCAAGGTCAAGACCGCGAAGGCCGACGTCAACGGCGACTTCGGCGGGCGGAACTTCCCGGCCGACGAAGCCCTCGAGCTCAAGCCCGGCGCGCACGTGATGTTCCTGCGCAACGACGCCGACCAGCGGTGGGTGAACGGGACGCTCGGCATCGTCACGGCGATCCGCGACACGGTGTGGGTCGACGTCGACGGAGAATCGTTCGAGGTCCAGCCGTCGGTGTGGGAGAAGTTCAAGTACTCCTACGACGCCGACAAGAAGGAACTCAAGAAGGACACCGTCGGTGAGTTCCAGCAGTTCCCCCTGCGACTCGCCTGGGCCGTGACGATCCACAAGTCGCAGGGCAGCACCTACGACAAGGCCGTGGTCGATCTGGGCAACCGGGTGTTCAGCGCCGGGCAGACGTACGTCGCGCTGTCGCGGCTGACCTCGCTCGAGGGGCTGTACCTGACCCGGCCCCTGCGGCCGCAGGACATCATCGTCGACACCGACGTCCGGCGCTTCATGTCCGAGGCGCCACGCAT from Curtobacterium sp. MCJR17_020 includes:
- a CDS encoding AAA family ATPase; the encoded protein is MSVELSDEQRAVFEYIEHTRDHVFITGRAGTGKSTLLNHLSWNTEKQVVICAPTGVAALNVGGQTIHSLFRLPIGLIADAELRQGPDTRKLLNTIDTLVIDEVSMVNADLLDGMDRSLRKARGRQFEAFGGVQVVMFGDPYQLPPVPGGADERAYFTDHYRSMWFFDAKVWLEAKLNIIELATVHRQRDDAFAAMLTAVRHGRVTAEIADQLNTAGARPSPDDAITLATRNDTVARINKAALERLPGKVKTAKADVNGDFGGRNFPADEALELKPGAHVMFLRNDADQRWVNGTLGIVTAIRDTVWVDVDGESFEVQPSVWEKFKYSYDADKKELKKDTVGEFQQFPLRLAWAVTIHKSQGSTYDKAVVDLGNRVFSAGQTYVALSRLTSLEGLYLTRPLRPQDIIVDTDVRRFMSEAPRIVATALEARKSEPDDDSDDDA
- a CDS encoding cytochrome c oxidase assembly protein, whose protein sequence is MNRIARIAGPAVLLLVGFVALLTALVIGGGANAALIADPGPLVRFGLPISRLVVDLSAAATIGGLALATVGLSRSGPEWNRAIDVAAAASGLWTVSSAVTTFFTFLSVAGSKISIDEQFGQSMGVFLTGTDLGLAWLVTVLVAAAVTVLCFAVRSRGMVALIAGVSMIGLIPLAQQGHAAGTASHDAAVTALGLHLVGAALWVGGLTMLVLLRGVLPGDRLAVVVARYSSIALGCFVLVAVSGVASAQIRVGALSNLFTPYGTLVLVKIGAIVAIGVLGAVQRRRAIRSLTEAPARHRPFWALIVVELAVMGVASGFAAALGRTATPVDQIALSKTTDPSPAELLTDDLLPHAPGAWGWLTQWNIDLFWLMAAVLLAATYAAGVVRLRRAGVHWPVRRSVAAALAVISLVVATSGSLHQYDRFLVSANVGAHVLLGLVVPALVWAAAPVVLIRAAVHPRDDDSTGVREWTGVLVDNAAVRYLVQPFPAFLLAAAVWWAYFATDAVRWSVSDSTGRTVIDVGFLLVGLLAMPTLFTPIAAGEHHPTRGAAVVRIVGAAVVAAGAVSLGVAMRGPLGLLQASWFGAMGRTWGPDPLVDQARGGLVLVVAGVLLLVAVVVVVLVQLRRAGSPAPTLGADARTLEQDAR